A region of Desulfobacterales bacterium DNA encodes the following proteins:
- a CDS encoding DUF2179 domain-containing protein, translated as MNVEILFSGILIFIARIFDVSIGTVRTIATVQGRTLIAFFLGLIEVTIWISVISKVVNSINSTPILIIFYAFGYATGNVVGILVERKMALGFMILRVVTRTAGKSMADRLRNQGQRVTAFTGEGLKGTVTELYIVCWRKEMKSLISIITEEDPDAFYITEQAMSVNKVLQPIVQPVTGWRSVFKKK; from the coding sequence ATGAATGTTGAAATTTTATTTAGTGGGATATTAATTTTTATTGCTCGTATTTTTGATGTATCTATTGGAACAGTAAGGACTATTGCAACTGTCCAGGGAAGAACTTTAATAGCTTTTTTTTTAGGCTTAATAGAAGTAACTATATGGATATCTGTAATATCTAAAGTTGTTAATAGCATTAATTCAACTCCGATTTTAATTATATTTTATGCATTTGGATATGCGACCGGTAATGTGGTTGGAATACTTGTTGAACGAAAGATGGCTTTAGGATTTATGATTTTAAGGGTCGTAACAAGAACTGCTGGGAAATCTATGGCAGATAGACTTAGAAATCAAGGACAAAGAGTTACTGCCTTTACAGGTGAAGGTTTGAAAGGGACTGTAACAGAGCTTTATATAGTATGCTGGCGAAAAGAAATGAAATCTCTTATTTCGATAATAACAGAAGAAGACCCGGATGCATTTTATATTACAGAACAAGCAATGAGCGTAAATAAAGTTTTGCAACCTATTGTCCAGCCGGTTACCGGATGGAGAAGCGTATTTAAAAAGAAATAA
- the alr gene encoding alanine racemase, producing MGKMELKDSVKPGMTSNLFISRSSFASNLRWVRSNLNPSVKICATLKGDAYGHGIYELSKVACKNEIDYIGISSNEEAEAVFFINPKTSLIRLRPAFPYETECLIRKNIFVEEQAGSWVSAVNLNKIGEKFQTKIKVHLNLDSGMGRSGFYYKKPDIKDKILKIPSFPFLEIVGIMTHFPNADAENVDSTVKSLNDFIDFVSFLKQQNTQYRNSIVHCASSASFLRIPETHLDMIRPGAVLYGNRTSEYVPMSDDIKQVMTWKTKIVHVSEVDADTPIGYGTLYKTNQPTKIATIPIGLCDGYPRSLTNKGYVLIRGIKCPVVGRVSLSLTTVEVPQEIQINDEVILIGSQGQLTIKAEDLAATFSSVHTEIQMAGFHNKRIYVD from the coding sequence ATGGGAAAAATGGAATTAAAAGATAGCGTAAAACCTGGTATGACTTCTAATTTATTTATATCAAGAAGTTCTTTTGCTTCAAATTTAAGATGGGTCCGTTCAAATTTAAATCCTTCCGTAAAAATTTGTGCTACTCTCAAAGGTGATGCTTATGGACATGGTATATACGAATTATCTAAGGTTGCTTGTAAAAATGAAATTGATTATATAGGTATTTCGTCTAATGAAGAAGCTGAAGCTGTTTTTTTTATAAACCCTAAAACATCCTTAATACGACTTAGACCAGCATTTCCTTATGAAACAGAGTGTTTAATAAGGAAAAATATTTTTGTAGAAGAACAGGCTGGTTCATGGGTTAGTGCTGTAAATTTAAATAAAATCGGAGAAAAATTTCAGACAAAAATAAAGGTGCATTTAAATCTTGATTCAGGAATGGGCAGAAGCGGCTTTTATTATAAAAAGCCCGACATCAAAGATAAAATTTTAAAAATTCCTTCTTTTCCTTTCCTTGAAATAGTCGGTATAATGACTCATTTCCCTAATGCTGATGCTGAAAATGTTGATTCAACAGTAAAATCATTAAACGATTTTATTGATTTTGTATCTTTTTTAAAACAACAAAATACCCAATATAGAAATTCTATTGTCCATTGCGCTTCGTCTGCCTCTTTTCTTCGTATCCCTGAAACTCACCTTGATATGATCAGGCCTGGAGCTGTTCTTTATGGAAACAGAACATCAGAGTATGTTCCTATGTCTGATGATATAAAACAGGTTATGACATGGAAAACAAAGATAGTTCATGTATCTGAAGTAGATGCCGATACTCCAATAGGTTATGGCACTCTTTATAAAACTAACCAGCCAACTAAAATTGCAACCATTCCGATAGGTTTATGTGATGGTTATCCAAGAAGTCTTACAAATAAAGGGTATGTTCTCATAAGAGGAATAAAATGTCCGGTTGTAGGCCGAGTGTCTTTAAGCCTTACAACAGTTGAAGTGCCTCAAGAAATTCAAATAAACGATGAAGTAATATTAATTGGCAGTCAAGGACAGCTTACAATAAAAGCAGAAGACCTTGCAGCAACTTTCAGTTCAGTTCATACAGAAATACAAATGGCTGGTTTTCATAACAAACGTATATATGTTGATTAA
- a CDS encoding (Fe-S)-binding protein: protein MLKYIESGRINIDKAKLQGLAAYHDPCNYGRKSEKLFGYGYYKEPRLVLDYCVQNWVDLYPSKSNQICCGGGGGSLTTGYNTERIYYGRKKIDQIKASKADIVVTPCHGCHGQLSSIKKEYNMDHLKIKYLWEVVADAIIHG from the coding sequence TTGCTTAAATATATTGAATCTGGAAGAATCAATATAGATAAAGCTAAGTTGCAAGGCCTTGCAGCTTATCATGATCCTTGCAATTATGGGAGAAAATCTGAAAAGCTTTTTGGTTATGGATATTATAAAGAACCTCGATTAGTGCTTGATTATTGCGTTCAAAACTGGGTTGACTTATATCCTTCAAAGAGTAATCAAATTTGCTGCGGAGGCGGTGGCGGCTCATTAACTACTGGTTATAACACGGAGCGTATTTATTACGGAAGAAAAAAAATAGATCAGATTAAAGCTTCTAAAGCAGATATCGTTGTAACACCTTGCCATGGCTGTCATGGTCAGCTCAGTAGCATAAAAAAGGAATATAATATGGATCATCTTAAAATAAAATATTTATGGGAAGTTGTAGCGGATGCTATTATTCATGGATAG
- a CDS encoding leucine-rich repeat domain-containing protein yields the protein MNKEDVHELLEEASKNNLTKIDLSYKNINYLPPEIGEMRELRILDLEGNNLTTLPKEIGNLSNLEVLDLEANKISKFPDEFFSLKNLRKLDISCNDFTILPEEIGELTNLTIFELVGYQFTVLPNSIGKLKNLRKLYLNGNHITELPYEIGELSDLIVLNLESNHLTELPKEIGNLKNLQVLNLKKNHLTFLPKEIEGLINLEVLNLKGNKLKHLPKEIGKLRNLKRLEVIGYQLTELPDEIGELTNLELLDLRYNYIKNLPSQMGNLVNLEILNLEGNKLEKFPKVIAKLDSLKSLKISNNPITR from the coding sequence ATGAATAAAGAAGATGTTCATGAGCTTTTGGAAGAAGCTTCTAAAAATAATTTAACTAAAATTGATTTGTCCTATAAAAATATAAATTATCTACCACCTGAAATTGGGGAAATGCGTGAGTTAAGAATCCTTGATCTTGAAGGTAATAATTTAACAACCCTCCCGAAAGAAATAGGAAATCTTTCTAACCTTGAAGTCTTAGACCTTGAAGCCAATAAAATTTCTAAATTTCCGGATGAATTTTTTTCCTTAAAAAATTTAAGAAAATTAGATATTAGTTGCAATGATTTTACTATACTGCCAGAAGAAATAGGAGAGTTAACGAATCTTACGATTTTTGAACTTGTTGGTTATCAGTTTACTGTTTTACCAAACTCAATTGGAAAACTAAAAAATTTAAGGAAATTGTATTTAAATGGAAATCATATAACAGAACTTCCTTATGAAATAGGAGAATTATCCGACCTTATAGTTCTTAATCTGGAAAGCAACCATTTGACGGAACTGCCTAAAGAGATAGGAAATCTTAAAAATCTTCAAGTTCTCAACCTTAAAAAAAATCATCTGACTTTCCTTCCAAAAGAAATTGAGGGGCTTATAAATCTTGAGGTACTAAACCTTAAAGGCAATAAATTGAAACACCTTCCAAAGGAAATTGGGAAGTTACGTAACCTTAAAAGACTCGAAGTAATTGGATATCAACTTACAGAACTTCCAGATGAAATTGGAGAATTAACTAATCTTGAATTGCTTGATTTGAGGTATAATTATATTAAAAATCTCCCATCTCAAATGGGGAATTTAGTAAATCTTGAAATTTTAAACCTTGAGGGCAATAAACTTGAAAAGTTTCCAAAAGTAATAGCAAAGCTTGACAGTTTAAAAAGCCTTAAAATATCTAATAACCCTATTACAAGATAA
- a CDS encoding 4Fe-4S dicluster domain-containing protein, with protein MNNETKLLDIGNLAVGKLKSFPFFHDFCITCGLCSSACPVSGVEGFDPRKIVRLVSLGLEDEAILSKWPWICTMCGKCENLCPIGVDISGIVRKIRSFREREKVPGVLQSGLESVLKTGNNLSLPKDDYIFILEDIGDEIKEEEGFNDFEVPIDKKGANIMLTIHNKLVNTHTEDLKHWFKIFHAAKENWTISSENWEGTNWAYFTGDDDSMKILCGRFVEQMERLEIKYLLWPE; from the coding sequence ATGAATAATGAAACAAAATTACTCGATATAGGTAATCTTGCAGTTGGAAAGCTTAAATCTTTTCCATTTTTCCATGATTTTTGTATTACGTGCGGATTATGTTCAAGCGCATGTCCGGTTTCAGGCGTAGAAGGTTTTGACCCTAGAAAGATTGTAAGGCTTGTTTCATTAGGCCTTGAAGATGAAGCTATCCTATCAAAATGGCCTTGGATATGCACGATGTGTGGAAAATGCGAAAATCTTTGTCCCATCGGAGTAGATATTTCAGGGATAGTAAGAAAAATACGGAGTTTTAGAGAACGAGAAAAAGTTCCAGGAGTGCTTCAGAGTGGGCTTGAATCAGTTTTAAAAACTGGCAATAATCTTTCACTCCCAAAAGATGATTATATTTTCATATTAGAAGATATTGGCGATGAAATCAAAGAGGAAGAAGGTTTTAATGATTTTGAAGTGCCGATTGATAAAAAAGGCGCTAATATCATGTTAACAATACATAATAAACTTGTTAATACCCATACTGAAGATTTAAAACACTGGTTTAAAATTTTTCATGCTGCAAAAGAGAATTGGACTATATCGTCTGAAAATTGGGAAGGCACTAATTGGGCATATTTTACAGGCGATGACGATTCTATGAAAATATTATGCGGCAGATTTGTCGAGCAGATGGAAAGGCTTGAAATCAAATATCTTCTCTGGCCGGAGTGA
- the gltX gene encoding glutamate--tRNA ligase produces the protein MNKIITRFPPSPTGYLHIGGARTALFNWLYARHNNGKFILRIEDTDQERSTKESVDAIFEALEWLGIDWDEGPYFQSKRFDIYDEYIQKLIDTDNAYYCTCSPEELELMRKNAMDAGDKPKYDGRCREKGLKKADNAVVRFKSKLTGATVVEDAVKGNVVFQNNELDDFIIKRSDGIPTYNFVVVIDDITMGINTIIRGDDHLNNTPKQIQLYNAFGCKLPLFAHVPMVLGHDKTRLSKRHGAMSVTAYRDMGYLPEALLNYLVRLGWSFGDEEFFTKKDLIEKFNLTNIGKSAGVFNPEKLLALNYDHIKICDIKKLVNLVKPFLKAKGIDAPNDEYLEKIIKTLNQRSKTLVEMADNAMFYFDKEIKYGDDTKKHLNTSSFESINFLIKEIEEIKDFTEHTLEEAFKRVMEKTGLKLGKIAQPVRVALTGKTASPGIFEIIEVLGKEKAIKRLKQSLKFINVEV, from the coding sequence ATGAATAAAATTATAACTCGCTTTCCACCGAGTCCTACTGGCTATCTGCATATTGGAGGAGCAAGGACTGCTCTTTTCAATTGGCTTTATGCGCGGCATAATAATGGCAAATTTATTCTTAGAATTGAAGACACTGACCAAGAAAGATCCACTAAAGAATCAGTAGATGCAATATTTGAAGCTTTAGAATGGCTTGGAATTGATTGGGATGAAGGCCCTTATTTTCAATCAAAGAGATTTGATATCTATGACGAATATATCCAAAAATTAATTGATACAGACAATGCTTATTATTGCACCTGTTCTCCAGAAGAATTGGAACTTATGCGAAAAAATGCCATGGATGCTGGAGATAAACCCAAATATGATGGAAGATGCAGAGAAAAGGGTCTAAAAAAGGCTGACAATGCCGTTGTTCGTTTTAAGTCTAAGCTTACAGGCGCAACTGTAGTAGAAGATGCAGTAAAAGGGAATGTAGTATTTCAAAATAACGAGCTTGACGATTTTATTATTAAACGAAGCGATGGAATCCCTACTTACAATTTTGTTGTAGTTATTGATGATATTACAATGGGAATTAATACGATAATAAGAGGAGATGACCATTTAAATAATACTCCAAAACAGATACAGTTATATAATGCATTTGGATGCAAGCTTCCTTTATTTGCACATGTTCCGATGGTACTTGGCCATGATAAAACTCGTTTAAGCAAAAGGCATGGAGCTATGTCAGTTACTGCTTACAGAGACATGGGATATCTTCCTGAAGCTTTATTAAACTATCTTGTTCGTTTAGGGTGGTCATTCGGAGATGAAGAATTTTTCACAAAAAAAGATCTTATAGAAAAGTTCAATCTAACTAATATAGGCAAGTCAGCTGGAGTATTTAATCCTGAAAAACTTCTTGCTTTAAATTATGACCATATTAAAATATGTGATATTAAAAAGCTTGTAAATTTAGTTAAGCCTTTTCTTAAAGCAAAAGGAATTGATGCGCCGAATGACGAATATCTCGAAAAAATTATTAAAACCCTGAATCAAAGAAGCAAAACATTAGTAGAAATGGCGGACAATGCTATGTTTTACTTTGATAAAGAAATTAAGTACGGTGATGATACAAAAAAACATCTTAATACTTCATCTTTTGAATCCATAAATTTTTTAATTAAAGAAATTGAAGAGATTAAAGATTTTACTGAACATACTCTTGAAGAGGCTTTTAAACGAGTTATGGAAAAAACAGGACTAAAACTCGGTAAAATTGCTCAGCCTGTAAGAGTAGCCCTTACCGGAAAAACTGCAAGTCCTGGAATATTTGAAATTATAGAAGTTTTAGGTAAAGAAAAAGCTATTAAAAGGCTTAAACAATCACTAAAGTTTATAAACGTGGAAGTGTGA
- a CDS encoding CoB--CoM heterodisulfide reductase iron-sulfur subunit A family protein: MGHNNKVLIIGGGIAGLSVALELSNLGTESIIIEKSHNIGGHAAQFACKAATKCVKCGACIVYEKIQSVLDGKGIIIHTDSHVKKITRVHANKYNVTIEQNNQSDNPQETEITLSVDAVVLSTGFKPFDPIDKPYGYRIFDDVITNLELERILKKESILKKPSNNELPKKIAFIQCVGSRDSTLNHLWCSKVCCPSALRMANLIKMRQKEVEISFFYIDVQSFGKDFLENYHELKQNIRMIRSIPGDVIKTDEGLLQITYFDNTNKQSADELFDIIILSIGITPNTDANKIADTLGMEISDLGFIKPSIFTAGSATGPMNIPETISNAGKTALNVYNYLKDFEKELN; encoded by the coding sequence ATGGGACATAATAACAAAGTTTTAATAATAGGAGGAGGCATTGCTGGTCTTTCTGTTGCTTTAGAGCTATCAAATTTAGGTACAGAATCAATTATTATTGAAAAATCCCATAACATCGGAGGCCATGCGGCTCAATTCGCTTGTAAAGCGGCTACAAAATGCGTTAAGTGCGGAGCTTGCATAGTTTATGAAAAAATCCAATCTGTTTTAGACGGAAAGGGTATTATAATTCATACTGATTCCCATGTAAAAAAAATTACTCGGGTACATGCCAATAAATATAATGTTACAATCGAACAAAATAATCAGTCGGATAATCCCCAAGAAACTGAAATTACATTATCAGTTGATGCAGTTGTTTTATCAACAGGATTCAAACCATTTGATCCAATAGATAAGCCTTATGGCTACAGAATCTTTGACGATGTAATCACTAACCTTGAGTTAGAAAGAATCTTAAAAAAAGAAAGTATTTTAAAAAAACCTTCTAACAATGAATTACCAAAAAAGATAGCTTTTATTCAATGTGTAGGCTCAAGAGACAGCACTCTAAATCATTTATGGTGTTCAAAGGTTTGCTGCCCATCTGCTCTTAGAATGGCTAATTTAATTAAAATGCGACAAAAAGAAGTTGAAATCAGTTTTTTTTATATTGATGTTCAGTCTTTTGGAAAAGATTTTCTTGAAAATTACCATGAACTTAAACAAAATATTAGAATGATAAGATCTATACCCGGAGATGTTATCAAGACAGATGAAGGTCTTCTTCAAATAACTTATTTTGACAATACAAATAAACAAAGCGCGGATGAATTATTCGATATTATAATTCTTTCAATAGGCATAACTCCTAATACAGATGCAAACAAAATAGCCGATACTCTTGGAATGGAAATAAGTGATTTAGGTTTTATTAAACCGTCAATTTTTACAGCTGGCTCAGCGACGGGACCCATGAATATACCTGAAACTATATCTAATGCTGGAAAAACAGCATTAAATGTATATAATTACTTAAAAGATTTTGAAAAGGAGCTAAATTGA
- a CDS encoding hydrogenase iron-sulfur subunit, which translates to MKRRTLIFGSGKYSVKIAKSLIKNGFDVLITENRENLISDEFYSFSESDSIKFITNAKIISANGFVGNFEVIFKVNDVVTVERADNIIISEEYLIKPDFNNLTPSETVIPLFDFKAKIDNLSESFLQNKKIAFLTGLNGEGTAHSLKNILEFCSKLHAKANLKTFVFTKNLKVGAEGLEKLYRKTKDAGTLYFKFTNSEPKISNIDESDESKVLIEFFDEITDQNFKLIPDITIVDCNFFPSPYLKEIARNFELSLDENGFIQADNVHRLPVFTNRKGIFVVGSSRSIQSDDENILDADNAIGESIALFNDFNQGPFFKADINYNRCARCLTCYRNCPYRTIIFDKKVIVIKEACYGCGICASLCPSLAIKLKNNDGDIKSKELIQFDSDGIHVFCCERSALKAYKMVISSGLNLPLRLKILEVPCAGSISINNILTCFENNASGVLILTCHEGNCHSEKGNIYAKNRVGFLKKQLQDMGINKERLLLKTIASNMVFEFNDIVNNFAKKLSLL; encoded by the coding sequence TTGAAAAGAAGAACATTAATTTTCGGAAGCGGAAAATATTCTGTTAAAATAGCAAAAAGTCTAATTAAAAATGGATTTGATGTGCTTATAACTGAAAATAGAGAGAATCTTATATCTGATGAATTTTATAGTTTTTCAGAATCAGATTCAATTAAGTTTATAACTAATGCGAAAATAATATCAGCAAATGGCTTTGTTGGTAATTTTGAGGTAATTTTTAAAGTAAATGATGTTGTAACTGTTGAAAGAGCAGATAATATAATTATCTCTGAAGAATATTTAATCAAGCCCGATTTTAATAATCTTACTCCTTCTGAAACGGTGATTCCTTTATTTGATTTTAAAGCAAAAATAGATAATTTGTCAGAAAGTTTTTTGCAAAATAAGAAAATTGCTTTTCTTACTGGACTTAATGGGGAAGGCACGGCGCATTCTTTAAAAAATATACTTGAATTTTGTTCGAAACTTCATGCTAAAGCTAATCTTAAAACTTTTGTATTTACTAAAAATTTAAAGGTCGGCGCTGAAGGGCTTGAAAAACTATACAGGAAGACTAAAGATGCCGGGACTTTATATTTTAAATTCACGAACTCTGAGCCTAAGATTTCCAACATAGATGAATCTGATGAATCTAAAGTATTGATTGAATTTTTTGATGAAATTACAGATCAAAATTTTAAACTTATCCCGGACATAACTATAGTTGATTGTAATTTTTTTCCAAGTCCTTATTTAAAAGAAATTGCAAGAAATTTTGAACTAAGTCTTGATGAAAATGGTTTTATCCAAGCTGATAACGTGCATAGATTACCTGTTTTTACAAATAGAAAAGGAATTTTTGTTGTAGGTTCGTCAAGATCAATTCAATCTGATGACGAAAATATTCTTGATGCTGACAATGCTATAGGTGAATCAATAGCTTTATTTAACGATTTTAATCAGGGTCCTTTCTTTAAAGCTGACATAAATTATAATAGATGTGCAAGATGCCTAACTTGTTATCGTAACTGTCCTTACCGAACAATAATTTTTGATAAAAAAGTAATTGTAATAAAAGAAGCGTGTTATGGTTGTGGAATTTGTGCATCATTGTGTCCAAGCTTAGCCATTAAACTAAAAAATAATGATGGAGATATTAAGTCAAAAGAGCTTATACAATTTGATTCTGATGGAATTCACGTTTTTTGCTGTGAAAGATCTGCATTAAAAGCATATAAAATGGTTATATCTTCTGGTTTAAATCTTCCTTTAAGGCTGAAAATACTGGAAGTTCCATGTGCTGGCAGTATTTCAATTAATAACATATTAACATGTTTTGAAAATAATGCTTCTGGAGTTTTAATTTTAACTTGCCACGAAGGAAATTGCCACAGTGAAAAAGGAAATATCTATGCAAAAAATCGTGTGGGATTTTTAAAAAAACAGCTTCAGGATATGGGGATAAATAAAGAACGCCTTTTATTAAAAACTATTGCATCGAACATGGTTTTTGAATTTAATGATATAGTAAATAATTTTGCAAAGAAGTTATCTTTACTTTAA